A region from the Spea bombifrons isolate aSpeBom1 chromosome 7, aSpeBom1.2.pri, whole genome shotgun sequence genome encodes:
- the OSBPL6 gene encoding oxysterol-binding protein-related protein 6, translated as MSSEEKGMSPAHKTTPTHKSASSSSSSQRDSRQEVDNWEIIEGLKIGHTNVQKPEKHEGFMVKKRKWPLKGWHKRFFVLENGILKYSKSPIDTQKGKVHGSIDVGLSVMSIKKKTRRIDLDTEENIYHLKVKSQDTFDAWVTKLRHHRLYRQNEIVRSPRDANFLMFPSTSTTESSPAANVTAPEGKGPQNNFLWQPSVPCSSLPATCTTGQSKVAAWLQDSEEMDKCAEDLSQCQSNLIELSKLLHNLEILQRTQSAPNFIDMQANCVDMSKKDKRAARRWRTKSVSKDAKIQLQVPLSASMSPVRLHASNPNLYADVEFPNPPIQVADALEIASDYTKLQEEFCLMAQKVHSLLKSAYNTIAIEKEKMKQMVSDQDYSGHSTQIACLRHSLSQALNHNSELRSRLNRIHSESVISDQVVSVKIIPSPNEAPEQIHVSLPLSQQASNEGKLSMSESVSEFFDAQEVLLSASSSDNEASDDESYISDVSDNFSEDNTSVADSMSRQIFNGELSGGAFRTGRRTSLPAPSPDTSNINLWNILRNNIGKDLSKVSMPVELNEPLNTLQHLCEELEYSELLDKAAETDDPHERMALIAAFAVSGYASTYYRAGSKPFNPVLGETYECIREDKGFRFLSEQVSHHPPVSACHCESKNFAFWQDIRWKNKFWGKSMEILPFGTVNVSLPRYGDCYVWNKVTTCIHNILSGRRWIEHYGEITIRNTKNSVSTCKMTFIKGNYWSSNPNEVHGVVMDQEGKVVHRLFGKWQEGLYCGDAPAAKCIWRPGSMPADYELYYGFTRFAIELNELDPLLKDFLPKTDSRFRPDQRWLEEGNAEAAALEKQRIEELQRNRRKILEESNIEYTPKYFKKVIDAQHKETWVFNETYWELRKDPGFSKLDLPNLW; from the exons GAAGTAGACAATTGGGAGATCATAGAAGGGCTGAAGATCGGACATACAAATGTCCAAAAGCCAGAGAAACATGAAGGATTTATGGTGAAGAAAAGGAAATGGCCTCTGAAAGGATGGCACAAG AGGTTCTTTGTGTTGGAAAATGGCATACTGAAATATTCCAAATCTCCAATCGAT aCTCAAAAAGGAAAGGTCCACGGGAGTATTGATGTTGGCTTGTCTGTCATGTCAATTAAGAAGAAAACTCGCAGAATAGACCTGGACACAGAGGAAAATATTTATCATCTTAAG GTGAAATCTCAGGATACATTTGATGCATGGGTAACAAAGTTACGTCATCATAGACTATACCGCCAGAATGAAATTGTGAGGTCTCCAAGAGATGCCAACTTCCTCATGTTTCCATCAACATCAACTACTGAGTCCTCACCAGCAGCAAATGTTACAGCTCCTGAGGGAAAG GGACCACAGAACAACTTTTTGTGGCAGCCGTCCGTCCCGTGCAGCAGCCTCCCTGCCACGTGTACCACGGGCCAGAGTAAGGTGGCTGCGTGGCTGCAAGACTCTGAAGAAATGGACAAGTGTGCAGAAG ATCTATCACAGTGCCAGTCAAACCTGATAGAGCTTAGCAAGTTACTTCACAATCTAGAAATTCTTCAAAGGACGCAGTCTGCTCCCAACTTCATTGATATGCAG GCTAATTGTGTAGATATGTCAAAGAAAGACAAGCGCGCAGCAAGGAGATGGAGAACAAAAAGTGTCAGCAAAGATGCAAAAATACAACTTCAG GTACCACTAAGTGCATCAATGTCTCCTGTTCGCCTTCATGCCTCTAACCCAAATCTCTATGCAGATGTTGAATTCCCAAATCCTCCAATTCAAGTAGCAGATGCTCTTGAAATAGCCTCTGATTATACCAAACTGCAAGAGGAGTTCTGTTTAATGGCACAGAAAG TACATTCTCTTTTGAAATCTGCCTATAACACGATTGCcattgaaaaagagaaaatgaagcAGATGGTCTCTGATCAGGATTACAGTGGCCACAGTACGCAGATTGCCTGCCTCAGACACTCACTGTCTCAG GCACTGAACCACAATTCTGAGCTGAGAAGTCGGTTGAACAGGATACACTCAGAGTCTGTCATTTCGGATCAAGTTGTCAGTGTAAAAATTATCCCAAGTCCAAATGAG GCCCCTGAGCAAATCCACGTGAGCTTGCCCCTATCTCAGCAGGCATCTAATGAGGGCAAACTCTCTATGTCAGAATCTGTGTCAGAATTTTTTGATGCACAAGAGGTACTGCTTTCCGCGAGCTCTTCAGATAATGAG GCTTCAGATGATGAGTCGTACATCAGTGACGTCAGTGATAACTTCTCAGAAGACAACACCAGCGTTGCAGATAGCATGTCCCGGCAAA TTTTCAACGGGGAGTTATCTGGTGGTGCATTTAGGACAGGTCGAAGGACATCTCTACCTGCTCCATCTCCTGATACCAGCAATATAAATCTGTGGAATATTTTGAGAAATAACATTGGCAAAGACCTGTCCAAAGTCTCCATGCCTGTGGAACTGAATGAACCTCTGAATACATTGCAGCACCTTTGTGAGGAACTAGAGTATAGTGAACTATTGGACAAGGCGGCTGAGACAGACGATCCCCATGAACGAATG GCCCTTATTGCAGCTTTTGCAGTCTCAGGTTATGCCTCTACATACTACCGGGCAGGAAGCAAGCCTTTTAACCCTGTTCTTGGAGAAACATATGAATGTATAAGAGAGGACAAAGGATTCCGATTTTTATCTGAACAG GTTAGCCATCACCCCCCAGTTTCTGCCTGTCACTGTGAGTCCAAAAATTTTGCCTTCTGGCAAg aTATCAGATGGAAAAATAAGTTTTGGGGGAAGTCAATGGAAATACTTCCTTTTGGAACTGTGAATGTTTCATTACCAAG gtaTGGAGATTGTTATGTCTGGAACAAAGTTACAACTTGTATACATAACATCCTCAGTGGAAGGAGGTGGATAGAACATTATGGTGAAATCACCATACGGAACACAAAAAACAGTGTTTCTACGTGTAAGATGACATTTATAAAG GGTAATTATTGGAGTTCCAATCCAAATGAGGTTCATGGTGTGGTAATGGATCAAGAAGGAAAAGTCGTACACCGTCTCTTTGGGAAGTGGCAAGAAGGACTCTATTGCGGTGATGCACCAGCAGCAAAATGCATCTGGAGACCAG GTTCCATGCCGGCAGACTATGAACTCTATTATGGCTTCACGAGATTTGCAATTGAATTGAATGAGTTGGATCCATTACTGAAAGATTTTCTTCCAAAGACCGATTCAAGATTTAGGCCAGATCAGAG GTGGCTAGAAGAAGGAAATGCTGAAGCAGCAGCTCTAGAAAAACAAAGAATAGAGGAACTACAGAGAAATCGTAGGAAGATATTGGAGGAAAGCAACATAGAATATACACCAAAATATTTCAA gaaggTTATCGACGCCCAGCATAAGGAAACATGGGTTTTCAATGAAACCTACTGGGAACTTCGGAAGGACCCTGGATTTAGCAAACTTGATTTACCCAACCTTTGGTGA
- the PRKRA gene encoding interferon-inducible double-stranded RNA-dependent protein kinase activator A, translating to MSQEGIPAAPKRNSEEKPISSNKPISGNPCKTPIQLLHEYGMKCGKPPIYTFEKAEGQAHHPSFTFKVSIGDISSTGEGQSKKIAKHKAAESALNILRGDKSVLLPTTDHIIQDACKQPNQLQGNPIGTLQELAVQKGWRLPEYCVAQESESTAKNEFTISCKVENLVETGSGISKKVAKRIAAEKILSKLKAIPPEDISSLEKVIGNNLECTWESLKKSSGDKINLLKRSPLSIPNTDYVKVLGEIADEQGFHISYLDIEELSVNGQYQCLAELSTNPVTVCHGTGISCGNAHNDAAHNALQYLKIMAGRK from the exons CTCAAACAAACCAATTTCAGGTAATCCATGCAAGACTCCAATCCAGCTGCTGCACGAATATGGAATGAAGTGTGGCAAACCCCCAATTTATACCTTTGAAAAAGCAGAGGGTCAAGCACATCACCCCAGTTTCACCTTCAAGGTCTCTATCGGGGATATATCTTCCACAG GGGAAGGGCAAAGCAAGAAAATCGCAAAACATAAAGCTGCAGAGTCTGCATTGAATATACTGAGAGGAGACAAAAGCGTGCT GTTGCCTACGACTGACCACATAATTCAGGATGCCTGTAAACAACCCAATCAACTTCAAGGCAATCCGATTGGTACATTACAG GAGCTTGCAGTACAGAAGGGATGGAGACTTCCTGAGTATTGTGTTGCGCAGGAATCGGAATCTACTGCCAAAAATGAGTTTACTATAAGCTGCAAAGTGGAAAACTTGGTAGAGACTG gttctggtatatccAAAAAGGTGGCAAAGAGGATTGCTGCTGAGAAAATACTTTCCAAATTGAAAGCCATTCCTCCTGAGGATATTAGTTCCTTG GAAAAGGTAATTGGAAACAATCTTGAATGCACTTGGGAAAGCCTGAAAAAATCTTCTGGAGATAAAATAAACTTGTTGAAAAGAAGCCCGTTAAGCATTCCCAACACTGATTATGTGAAGGTGCTTGGTGAGATTGCAGATGAGCAGGGATTTCATATTTCCTATTTAGATATAG AGGAGCTGAGCGTCAATGGCCAGTACCAGTGTCTTGCAGAACTGTCCACGAATCCTGTCACAGTGTGCCATGGAACGGGAATTTCATGCGGCAATGCCCACAACGATGCTGCCCACAACGCACTGCAGTATTTAAAAATCATGGCAGGAAGAAAGTGA